A genomic window from Labeo rohita strain BAU-BD-2019 chromosome 6, IGBB_LRoh.1.0, whole genome shotgun sequence includes:
- the LOC127166678 gene encoding uncharacterized protein LOC127166678: protein MATSSKSSVCSTRSGKSSASSTSAARARARAEAAKVRASYASQEAKLKMEKATRAAQNQLETVRIDTELEVLTLQREADAAAVEAQVLEDAELAMHGAVERGGSESEKVKIERTSEYVNSQINLQNHSPSPLLSALPVAHVDSHNSFITWSPAVKDIKHAQSTKNKPKSEKADSMHLPATYLSDLSEGAIKSEVGRTSPIMNTPAKPYIAQYIPLASTPPQAEPLAQYLARRDLVNSGLYQFDDKPENYRSWYSSFTSAAREVHLTATQELDLMTKWLGKESGEMVKRIRSVHVNNPNLALHKAWERLRECYAAPEIIERSLFQRLDSFPRFSAKDHTKLRELGDLLMEIQGAKEDGYLTGLSYLDTSRGIAPIIDKLPYGLQDKWVTTGSCYKEGNYGRFPPFEYFCNFVCYEAKKRNDPSFMHQSSVTTAKPDRSIVKSFQTNKPISVHKTDVCATNDDPNKICPLHNKPHPLKKCRTFRNKPLDVRKAFLKEKGICFKCCSSISHLAKECKSSVKCSECGSNYHDVAMHPGPSPQAVKAPSPSQEDGGEGR from the coding sequence ATGGCCACAAGCAGCAAGTCGTCTGTGTGCAGCACAAGAAGTGGCAAGTCATCCGCATCATCGACGAGTGCAGCCCGTGCCCGGGCCAGAGCTGAAGCGGCTAAAGTGAGAGCATCATATGCCAGCCAAGAGGCTAAACTGAAAATGGAAAAGGCCACAAGAGCGGCTCAAAATCAGCTGGAAACAGTAAGAATAGACACTGAGTTGGAAGTGTTGACACTACAACGGGAAGCTGATGCAGCTGCTGTGGAGGCACAAGTGCTGGAAGATGCTGAATTAGCAATGCATGGCGCAGTTGAAAGAGGAGGATCTGAATCAGAGAAAGTTAAAATTGAACGTACCAGTGAATATGTCAATTCTCAAATCAACCTGCAGAATCATTCTCCTTCTCCACTCTTATCAGCTTTGCCCGTTGCTCATGTCGACTCACATAACAGCTTCATAACATGGAGTCCAGCTGTGAAAGACATTAAACACGCACAGTCTACCAAAAACAAGCCGAAGTCTGAGAAAGCAGATAGTATGCACTTACCTGCAACATACCTCTCTGATCTGTCTGAAGGTGCGATTAAGTCTGAAGTTGGGAGGACCAGCCCCATTATGAATACACCTGCTAAGCCTTACATTGCTCAATACATTCCTCTAGCTAGCACGCCACCACAGGCAGAGCCTTTGGCACAGTATTTAGCCCGGCGAGACCTTGTTAATTCAGGACTGTACCAATTTGATGATAAGCCTGAAAATTATCGGTCATGGTATTCTTCATTCACCAGTGCAGCTCGTGAAGTTCACCTCACAGCAACCCAGGAACTAGACCTCATGACGAAATGGCTGGGAAAGGAATCTGGCGAAATGGTGAAACGGATCCGCTCAGTGCATGTCAATAACCCCAATCTGGCTTTACACAAAGCATGGGAAAGACTACGCGAGTGCTATGCTGCACCAGAAATCATCGAAAGGTCACTGTTTCAACGATTGGACAGTTTTCCTAGGTTTTCAGCTAAAGACCACACTAAATTACGTGAACTGGGGGATTTACTTATGGAAATCCAGGGAGCTAAAGAGGATGGTTATCTCACAGGTCTGTCATACCTTGACACTTCACGTGGAATTGCACCAATTATAGATAAGCTTCCATATGGACTTCAGGACAAGTGGGTGACTACTGGGTCATGCTACAAAGAAGGGAATTACGGTCGCTTTCCTCCCTTTGAGTATTTCTGTAACTTTGTGTGCTACGAAGCAAAAAAACGAAATGATCCAAGCTTTATGCATCAAAGTAGTGTTACAACTGCAAAACCAGACAGATCCATCGTGAAGAGTTTCCAAACCAACAAACCCATCTCAGTTCACAAAACAGATGTGTGTGCAACCAATGATGATCCTAACAAAATCTGTCCATTACACAATAAACCACACCCCTTGAAAAAATGCAGAACATTCAGAAACAAACCCCTCGATGTCAGAAAGGCATTCCTCAAGGAGAAAGGAATATgtttcaaatgctgttcttcgATTTCTCATCTCGCCAAGGAATGCAAGTCCTCCGTGAAATGCTCTGAATGTGGTAGCAACTATCATGATGTGGCCATGCACCCTGGCCCATCACCACAAGCAGTCAAGGCTCCTTCACCATCACAAGAGGATGGCGGGGAGGGAAGATAA